CATACAGTAGAAATTGCTTGACCAATACCTTTAAGGATTTGCAATATTTCATACACCTCTCTAGCAGAGGTAAATAGAGCAAACACCTGTGACAGATCATATTGAGGGGTAGGTGTTTGCCTCAATTTAATAAATAAAATATCGTCCCCGTTAGTCAATATTCCAAAGACAGGTTTATCAGGTTGAGGATTAGCCATCAAATAAGCTAATGCTTGTGGCAAAGCTGTCCAAACCGAAAGCGTAGTTTTTTTCGGCTCTAACACCATAACCCAAAACTGATTTTGCAGCACCAAAACATCAATCTGTCCCCGCAGTAACTCTTCTCCATCATTTAGTACCAACTCTACTGATGACTCTGCGGCAATTTTAAAAGGAGGATCGTAAAATCCTGCGATCGCTAGTAAGGGAGACACTACCAACAACATCACTGTCCCCTCTAACAAATCACCATCAGCCCGATGATATAGATATCTGCGCCGCAGTACATCTAATGAGGTTTTTTCAGCTTCAGTAATTTCAGGTAATTCCTCAAACCACTCTGGAAAAAATTGCTCGTCTTCAATGCGGACTAAACCGAATCGGGTGTGAGCATCCGTTAAGCTGGTAATCGCTTCTGTAATTGCTGCTGTCTGTGTCATAGTCTTTTACTTTGTTCTTTCTTGCTATCTATATAAACAAAACTCACTATTCCGGTATTATGGGTT
This region of Nostoc sp. UHCC 0302 genomic DNA includes:
- a CDS encoding type I restriction endonuclease subunit R, which gives rise to MTQTAAITEAITSLTDAHTRFGLVRIEDEQFFPEWFEELPEITEAEKTSLDVLRRRYLYHRADGDLLEGTVMLLVVSPLLAIAGFYDPPFKIAAESSVELVLNDGEELLRGQIDVLVLQNQFWVMVLEPKKTTLSVWTALPQALAYLMANPQPDKPVFGILTNGDDILFIKLRQTPTPQYDLSQVFALFTSAREVYEILQILKGIGQAISTV